In Desulfovibrio sp. 86, the following proteins share a genomic window:
- a CDS encoding transposase, with protein MKRSRFTEEQIIAFLRQGEAGVRVVDLCRQNGISDATIYKWRSKFGGMNISDVKRLCQLADENARLKRLVGEQALDIVVLKDVLSKTFEARSQQGSRALHSYWAWLLCAAGLPSDSV; from the coding sequence ATGAAACGTAGCAGATTCACCGAAGAACAAATTATCGCGTTCTTGCGGCAAGGCGAGGCTGGAGTGCGCGTTGTCGATCTGTGCCGTCAGAATGGCATTTCGGATGCGACCATTTACAAATGGCGCAGCAAGTTCGGTGGGATGAACATTTCTGATGTAAAGCGGCTGTGCCAGTTGGCGGATGAGAACGCCCGGCTGAAAAGACTCGTAGGCGAGCAGGCTCTTGATATTGTCGTCCTGAAGGATGTGCTCTCAAAAACTTTTGAAGCCCGCAGCCAACAGGGAAGCCGTGCATTACATTCGTACTGGGCATGGCTACTC
- a CDS encoding molybdopterin-dependent oxidoreductase, with protein MTIVELVNSPYRITEPMRRKPDGQWERITYKQAADMVTERMRAVLERHGEKAGDHVALTMPLWDCRESKIAALMALRTVGSVHAMPPGESCVSSASKIAIAAWIRSMPRFFLLPTMHICCWRRAFYAPLLPGRPH; from the coding sequence ATGACTATCGTCGAACTGGTCAACAGCCCCTATCGCATCACCGAACCCATGCGTCGAAAGCCTGATGGACAGTGGGAACGCATAACCTACAAGCAAGCCGCCGATATGGTAACCGAACGCATGCGGGCTGTGCTTGAACGCCATGGGGAAAAAGCTGGCGACCACGTTGCCCTGACCATGCCGCTTTGGGACTGTCGCGAAAGCAAAATAGCGGCGCTTATGGCCCTACGCACCGTGGGCAGCGTTCATGCCATGCCCCCGGGGGAATCCTGCGTTTCCAGCGCGTCAAAAATTGCTATCGCGGCATGGATCCGCTCCATGCCGCGATTTTTCCTACTGCCTACAATGCATATTTGCTGTTGGCGTCGCGCATTTTATGCACCGCTTCTGCCAGGGCGTCCACATTGA
- the grdA gene encoding glycine/sarcosine/betaine reductase complex selenoprotein A codes for MSKLTGKKLLLLGERDGVPGPAMADVFANSGAEILFSATECFVUTAAGAMDLENQQRVKDAAEKCGAENIVVILGSSDPEGAEIYAETVTLGDPTYAGSLAGVPLGLCVYHVLEPEMKAEADPAKWEEQISMMEMVLNVDALAEAVHKMRDANSKYAL; via the coding sequence ATGAGCAAACTTACTGGGAAAAAACTTTTACTGCTGGGCGAACGGGACGGTGTCCCCGGGCCAGCAATGGCGGATGTTTTCGCCAACTCGGGAGCCGAAATCCTGTTTTCGGCAACCGAGTGCTTTGTTTGAACTGCCGCCGGAGCCATGGATCTGGAAAATCAGCAACGCGTAAAGGACGCGGCTGAAAAGTGTGGTGCGGAGAACATAGTGGTGATTCTCGGCTCATCCGACCCTGAAGGTGCGGAAATCTATGCCGAAACCGTCACTCTGGGCGACCCCACCTACGCTGGATCCCTGGCTGGAGTCCCGTTGGGACTCTGTGTGTATCACGTTCTTGAACCCGAGATGAAGGCGGAGGCCGACCCCGCCAAGTGGGAAGAACAGATCAGCATGATGGAAATGGTGCTCAATGTGGACGCCCTGGCAGAAGCGGTGCATAAAATGCGCGACGCCAACAGCAAATATGCATTGTAG
- a CDS encoding thioredoxin family protein — protein MIVVDKETFEAEVLQSSTPCVVDLWGPQCGPCLALMPEVEKLAAAYEGRIKFCKLNVAENRRLVISLRVMAVPTILFYKGEEVVARLSGDNVSIEAIKSETEKLL, from the coding sequence ATGATTGTTGTGGATAAGGAAACGTTTGAGGCGGAAGTGCTGCAGAGCAGCACACCTTGTGTGGTGGATCTCTGGGGGCCCCAGTGCGGGCCATGTCTGGCCCTCATGCCCGAAGTAGAAAAGCTCGCAGCTGCCTACGAAGGGCGGATCAAGTTCTGCAAACTCAATGTTGCGGAAAATCGTCGTCTGGTCATCAGTTTACGGGTCATGGCCGTGCCTACCATCCTCTTTTATAAAGGGGAAGAGGTTGTGGCGCGCCTCTCGGGCGACAATGTGTCAATTGAGGCCATCAAGAGCGAAACGGAAAAATTGTTGTGA
- the grdD gene encoding glycine/sarcosine/betaine reductase complex component C subunit alpha, whose amino-acid sequence MGTQDNRRAVIGKSLENLVARARAGREGCRVGLMAAGGEHGDEEFLAAARAAMKADAALTVVGVGPRPINQIPDGMEWIETGREDRELASGMEHALDSGVIQGAVALHYPFPMGVTTVGRMQTPALGKPMFVASCTGMSAAHRAEAMLLNAVLGGAVARAMGTASPRVGVLNLDGAPQVLRALCHLVEKGYPLQLGASSRKDGGSLLRGNDLLRGVVDVCVTDTLTGNALIKVFGAFTSGGSYEASGWGYGPSVGIGWKRVVCIVSRASGASVISNALLYTAACVRARLPEVVANELRLAKKAGLDEELAILTAAKPAHAEEVRAPTVVPTDAEIHGIDVLDLEVAVRALWKRGIYAEAAMGCTGPVIKLAGVSTDEAHSILAESGYL is encoded by the coding sequence ATGGGTACGCAAGACAACAGACGCGCCGTCATTGGCAAATCTCTTGAAAACCTGGTGGCAAGAGCCCGCGCTGGCCGCGAAGGGTGTCGTGTCGGCCTGATGGCCGCAGGTGGCGAACACGGCGATGAGGAGTTTCTGGCCGCAGCCAGGGCCGCCATGAAGGCGGATGCGGCGCTCACTGTCGTGGGGGTGGGCCCTCGGCCCATAAATCAGATTCCCGATGGTATGGAGTGGATAGAGACCGGTCGTGAAGACAGAGAACTAGCCTCCGGTATGGAACATGCGCTGGATTCCGGCGTCATTCAAGGGGCTGTGGCCCTGCATTATCCCTTTCCGATGGGCGTGACAACCGTGGGGCGCATGCAAACGCCCGCGCTGGGCAAGCCCATGTTCGTTGCTTCCTGCACGGGCATGAGCGCTGCCCACCGGGCCGAAGCCATGCTGCTCAATGCGGTGCTGGGGGGAGCTGTAGCCAGGGCAATGGGTACGGCTTCCCCCCGGGTGGGGGTTCTCAATCTGGATGGCGCCCCGCAGGTGTTGCGGGCGCTCTGTCACCTCGTTGAAAAAGGATATCCATTGCAATTGGGGGCAAGTTCACGGAAGGACGGCGGCTCGCTGCTGCGCGGCAACGACCTGTTGCGCGGAGTTGTGGACGTGTGCGTCACCGACACCCTGACGGGCAACGCGCTCATCAAGGTCTTCGGAGCGTTCACTTCCGGCGGCTCTTACGAAGCCAGCGGATGGGGGTACGGCCCCTCTGTGGGAATTGGCTGGAAGAGAGTGGTGTGTATTGTTTCCCGGGCTTCGGGCGCTTCGGTCATATCCAACGCTTTGCTCTACACAGCCGCTTGTGTGAGGGCCAGGCTGCCGGAGGTGGTGGCAAACGAGCTGCGTCTGGCCAAAAAGGCCGGACTGGATGAGGAGCTGGCAATCCTTACAGCGGCAAAACCAGCTCATGCGGAAGAGGTGCGCGCGCCGACCGTGGTGCCAACCGACGCGGAAATACACGGCATAGATGTGCTTGATTTGGAGGTGGCGGTACGCGCCCTGTGGAAGCGGGGCATCTACGCGGAAGCCGCCATGGGCTGCACCGGCCCCGTCATCAAGCTGGCGGGCGTCAGTACGGACGAAGCGCACAGTATCTTGGCCGAGTCCGGGTATCTATAA
- the grdC gene encoding glycine/sarcosine/betaine reductase complex component C subunit beta, giving the protein MHTCIIKRIRENTVMNTAGIKAAAYCLNFAPELALHHGGTPAQERMAKGDSEFLRALPRHAQTFAQAQAYAPNKTYIGAMSIEELVNVPAPWTEHAGTPTRFGKFGEIMPEDEFIGLMDICDVFDLIWLEEGFAQHVATRMAQSPVLGEKQLARLEKGHPAAELAETIEKHHALPLYYEDRVVGCCRRAHDTDENLEASIMLENIACKASGVLALLHLMKNAGMSPEEIDFVVECSEEAVGDAMQRGGGNMAKAIAEIAECGNASGLDVRGFCAGPVASTIVAASMVACGARANVAVVSGGSVPKLYMNSRDHVKKGLPALENCVGSFALLITPDDGQTPVIRLDCLGKHSVAAGAAPQAITSALTFEPLTRAGLKLTDIDKYAPELHNAEITLPAGAGNVPEANYKMIAALAVMKGQLERADIPKFATERGMPGFVPTQGHIPSGVPYIGHALEALKAGTLRRVMIIGKGSLFLGRLTNLADGASFMVEMPSEKTHPAEMASKREVLEELLAALSDVAANLQKN; this is encoded by the coding sequence ATGCATACCTGCATCATTAAGCGCATCAGGGAGAACACAGTCATGAATACCGCTGGTATCAAAGCAGCAGCGTATTGCCTGAATTTCGCACCCGAGCTGGCATTGCACCATGGGGGCACCCCGGCACAGGAACGTATGGCAAAGGGGGATTCCGAGTTTCTTCGCGCGCTGCCCCGGCACGCTCAAACCTTTGCACAGGCTCAGGCATATGCGCCAAACAAAACATATATCGGAGCCATGAGTATTGAGGAACTGGTAAATGTTCCCGCTCCCTGGACGGAACATGCCGGGACCCCGACCCGGTTCGGCAAATTCGGAGAAATCATGCCCGAGGATGAATTCATCGGGCTTATGGACATCTGCGATGTTTTTGATCTCATATGGCTGGAAGAAGGCTTTGCGCAGCATGTGGCGACGAGGATGGCCCAAAGCCCCGTATTGGGTGAAAAGCAGTTGGCCCGCCTGGAAAAAGGGCATCCTGCGGCTGAGCTGGCTGAAACAATTGAAAAACACCACGCCCTGCCTTTGTATTACGAAGACCGTGTGGTCGGGTGTTGCCGCCGCGCCCACGACACGGATGAAAATCTTGAAGCGTCCATAATGCTGGAAAATATCGCCTGCAAGGCCAGCGGCGTCCTGGCTTTGCTGCATCTCATGAAAAATGCCGGGATGTCACCTGAAGAGATTGATTTTGTAGTTGAATGCTCAGAGGAAGCCGTGGGCGACGCCATGCAGCGCGGCGGCGGCAACATGGCCAAGGCCATTGCCGAAATCGCTGAGTGCGGCAACGCCAGCGGGCTTGATGTGCGCGGTTTTTGCGCCGGGCCTGTGGCGTCAACCATTGTGGCCGCAAGTATGGTGGCTTGCGGCGCACGCGCCAATGTGGCGGTGGTGAGTGGCGGGTCTGTGCCAAAACTCTACATGAACTCACGCGATCATGTAAAAAAGGGATTGCCTGCCTTGGAAAACTGCGTCGGCAGCTTTGCCCTGCTGATTACGCCCGATGATGGGCAGACGCCGGTCATCCGTCTGGATTGCCTTGGCAAGCATTCTGTGGCTGCAGGGGCGGCGCCGCAGGCCATAACCTCGGCCCTGACGTTTGAGCCGCTGACTCGTGCCGGGCTCAAACTGACGGATATCGACAAGTACGCGCCGGAACTGCACAACGCCGAAATTACGTTGCCTGCTGGTGCAGGCAACGTACCCGAGGCCAACTACAAGATGATTGCGGCGCTTGCGGTGATGAAAGGGCAGTTGGAGAGGGCGGATATTCCCAAATTCGCGACGGAGCGCGGAATGCCGGGCTTTGTCCCCACGCAGGGGCATATCCCTTCCGGAGTGCCCTATATTGGGCATGCCCTGGAAGCGCTCAAGGCGGGAACCTTGCGGCGGGTCATGATTATCGGCAAGGGCAGCCTGTTTTTGGGCCGCCTGACAAATCTTGCCGACGGCGCGTCCTTTATGGTGGAAATGCCCAGCGAAAAAACGCATCCGGCGGAAATGGCGAGCAAGAGAGAGGTTCTGGAGGAATTGCTTGCCGCGCTCTCCGATGTGGCGGCCAACCTGCAAAAGAACTAG
- the trxB gene encoding thioredoxin-disulfide reductase — protein sequence MEKRELIIIGAGPAGLAAAIYAKRAGMDTLVLEKGRAGGQILTTSRIENYPGLLESTGSGLADAFRAHAEFFKAEFRTAFVHKVEVRGKSKIVIFRDGTELEAGAVIVASGASFRKQGCPGEGKYTGMGVSYCAVCDAAFFEDMDVAVIGGGNTAVEEACYLTGFASRVYLVHRRDQFRADKLVVERALANPRIVPVMDSVLESIEGADMVDKIVVRNVKTDTRSEIPLNGVFIFIGMLPNDGFVNGLLKRVDGGWLATDENLQTSVPGIFAAGDVRSTSLRQVVTAAGDGARAAMSAYAYLHH from the coding sequence ATGGAAAAACGTGAACTGATCATCATCGGCGCTGGGCCAGCCGGGCTCGCTGCTGCCATCTACGCCAAGCGCGCCGGGATGGATACGCTTGTATTGGAAAAGGGACGTGCTGGTGGTCAGATTTTGACCACCAGCAGAATAGAAAACTATCCCGGCCTTCTGGAAAGTACCGGATCTGGCTTGGCGGACGCCTTTCGCGCTCATGCCGAGTTTTTCAAGGCCGAGTTCAGAACAGCCTTTGTGCATAAGGTTGAAGTTCGCGGCAAGAGCAAGATTGTCATTTTCAGGGATGGCACGGAGCTTGAGGCCGGAGCCGTCATTGTGGCCAGCGGGGCCAGTTTTCGCAAGCAGGGCTGCCCGGGAGAGGGAAAGTACACGGGTATGGGGGTTTCGTACTGTGCGGTATGCGATGCAGCCTTTTTTGAAGATATGGACGTGGCGGTCATAGGCGGCGGCAACACCGCTGTGGAGGAAGCCTGTTATCTTACAGGATTTGCTTCCAGGGTTTACCTGGTGCACCGCCGCGACCAGTTCCGCGCCGACAAGCTGGTTGTGGAGCGTGCCCTGGCCAACCCGCGAATAGTGCCAGTTATGGACAGTGTGCTGGAATCCATTGAAGGCGCCGACATGGTTGATAAAATAGTGGTGCGTAACGTTAAAACAGATACCCGGAGCGAGATACCCCTGAACGGCGTGTTCATATTCATAGGCATGCTGCCCAATGACGGCTTTGTGAACGGTTTGTTGAAAAGGGTTGATGGCGGCTGGCTGGCCACGGATGAAAATCTGCAAACATCCGTCCCCGGCATTTTCGCGGCTGGCGACGTGCGCAGCACCTCGTTGCGGCAGGTGGTCACAGCGGCAGGCGATGGGGCCAGGGCGGCCATGTCGGCCTATGCATACCTGCATCATTAA
- a CDS encoding SLC13 family permease, protein MTTLQICALVWLAFVFSLSLWQHINLGLIMIPASFILVLFTGLPLKDLYSAFPAKLVLLVLGVMYLWNHVQESGFAGIIVKKAVALAKGRVYLLPWIIHVLAAFICAVGALPAAAFAITVPVALEIAKRERISPTLMGIILIQGSCVGGFTPFNPWGNLVAEQAAKAGIPLDALYLFLAQGVIAVAVAVAAFFIFGGLELLRRPISTTMAESEGTSKKTVLTPYQICSFLGMVAFIVLVLFKYDVGLTAFTIGMVLQIAFRIKSKAALSKLPWGISIMIAGVLIYVGLLEKLGVLHSIGDYLVSIQHPSLVRFSVTIVGTILANFESSSIAVLGLVIPVAVKSMVGVTTILSNSIYLGVLSGCLVVMCASPFHIGGALILSEAEDYDHTFKQLLFWVLGLTLVMPFITFLL, encoded by the coding sequence ATGACAACTCTTCAGATTTGCGCGCTTGTCTGGCTTGCCTTTGTGTTTAGCCTGAGTCTGTGGCAGCACATCAACCTTGGCCTGATCATGATTCCGGCCAGTTTCATCCTTGTTCTGTTCACGGGTCTTCCGCTCAAAGATCTGTATTCCGCTTTTCCCGCCAAACTGGTGCTGCTGGTGCTGGGGGTCATGTATTTGTGGAACCATGTACAGGAAAGCGGCTTTGCGGGAATTATCGTTAAAAAAGCCGTAGCGTTGGCCAAAGGCAGGGTCTACCTCCTCCCCTGGATCATCCACGTGCTGGCGGCCTTCATCTGCGCTGTGGGCGCCCTGCCTGCCGCCGCCTTTGCCATCACTGTTCCCGTGGCGCTGGAAATAGCCAAACGCGAACGCATCAGCCCAACACTTATGGGTATTATCCTTATTCAGGGATCGTGCGTAGGCGGCTTCACGCCTTTTAACCCTTGGGGCAACCTCGTGGCCGAGCAGGCCGCCAAGGCTGGCATCCCCCTGGACGCTTTGTATCTTTTCCTTGCTCAGGGCGTCATTGCCGTGGCCGTGGCCGTGGCGGCCTTTTTCATCTTTGGCGGTCTGGAGCTGCTGCGCCGTCCCATAAGCACAACCATGGCCGAAAGTGAAGGAACCTCTAAAAAAACTGTTCTTACGCCATACCAAATCTGCTCGTTCCTGGGCATGGTGGCCTTCATCGTTCTGGTGCTTTTCAAGTATGATGTCGGTCTGACCGCTTTTACAATCGGCATGGTCCTGCAAATTGCCTTCCGCATCAAATCCAAAGCGGCCCTGAGCAAACTGCCCTGGGGCATTTCCATCATGATCGCTGGCGTACTGATCTATGTGGGCTTACTGGAAAAATTGGGCGTGCTGCACTCCATAGGCGACTACCTTGTGAGCATACAGCACCCCTCGCTGGTACGGTTCAGCGTGACCATCGTGGGTACGATTCTGGCCAACTTTGAATCCTCATCGATCGCCGTTCTGGGGCTGGTCATTCCCGTGGCTGTAAAATCCATGGTCGGGGTTACAACCATCCTTTCCAACAGCATTTATCTGGGCGTGCTCTCGGGCTGCCTGGTGGTCATGTGCGCCAGTCCTTTTCATATCGGCGGCGCTCTCATCCTGTCTGAAGCGGAAGACTACGATCATACGTTCAAGCAGCTTTTGTTCTGGGTTTTGGGGCTCACCCTCGTTATGCCGTTTATCACCTTCCTGTTGTAA
- a CDS encoding glycine/betaine/sarcosine/D-proline family reductase selenoprotein B, with protein MMKIVHYLNQFFGQIGGEDKADIPPLIRHEPIGPAQAFAVQLKDIGTVSATVVCGDNYMAENQDKAIESLLTFIRSEKPDLFMAGPAFNAGRYGPACGAICAAVTEELHIPVITGMYSENPGAEMYRHKVLIAQTGNSVAGMRPAIAAMCALARKLAAGEPLGPAAVDGYLPSGLRKNIWSPETGARRAVEMLLAVTDGKDVPTELPMPVFDEVAPAAPVADVSKARIALVTEGGLVHKGNPEGLESSRASKFFRLSLEGLQTLSPDAFQTVHGGYNNAFVNEDPNRLVPLDVCRDLASEGLIGELAEYCFTTTGNGTSYQNSKNFGAAIASALLADNVQGVILTSTUGTGTRCGATITKEIERCGIPTAQICTITSIASAIGVSRIVPGVGIPHPVGNPSLTPAPEKNLRRQIVLKALEAVAREPA; from the coding sequence ATGATGAAGATCGTCCACTATCTCAATCAGTTTTTTGGTCAGATCGGTGGAGAAGACAAGGCGGACATTCCCCCGCTGATCAGGCATGAGCCCATCGGCCCAGCCCAGGCTTTTGCCGTACAGTTGAAGGACATTGGCACCGTATCCGCCACTGTGGTCTGCGGTGACAACTATATGGCCGAGAATCAGGACAAGGCCATTGAAAGCCTCTTGACCTTTATCCGTTCCGAGAAGCCGGATCTGTTCATGGCAGGCCCGGCATTCAATGCCGGCAGGTATGGCCCCGCCTGTGGAGCCATCTGCGCTGCAGTGACGGAAGAGCTGCACATCCCTGTTATTACGGGAATGTATTCAGAAAACCCCGGTGCGGAAATGTACCGTCATAAGGTGCTCATTGCGCAGACGGGCAATTCCGTGGCGGGCATGCGCCCGGCCATTGCCGCCATGTGCGCTCTGGCGCGCAAACTGGCTGCCGGCGAGCCACTGGGGCCAGCCGCTGTGGACGGCTACCTGCCCTCAGGCCTCCGCAAGAATATCTGGAGTCCCGAGACCGGAGCCCGGCGTGCAGTGGAGATGCTGCTTGCCGTTACTGATGGCAAGGACGTGCCAACGGAACTGCCCATGCCCGTCTTTGACGAGGTGGCTCCCGCAGCCCCGGTGGCGGATGTGTCCAAAGCGCGCATCGCGCTGGTGACGGAAGGCGGACTGGTGCATAAGGGGAACCCTGAAGGTTTGGAATCCTCCCGCGCCAGCAAGTTTTTCCGTCTTTCGCTGGAAGGCCTGCAGACGCTGTCTCCTGATGCCTTTCAGACCGTACACGGTGGCTACAATAACGCTTTTGTCAACGAAGATCCCAACAGGCTGGTGCCCCTTGATGTCTGCCGCGACCTGGCGAGCGAGGGGCTTATTGGCGAATTGGCCGAGTATTGTTTTACAACCACCGGCAACGGCACATCATACCAGAACAGCAAGAACTTTGGCGCGGCTATTGCTTCGGCCCTGCTGGCCGACAATGTGCAAGGCGTCATCCTCACATCCACCTGAGGAACCGGAACTCGTTGCGGTGCAACGATCACCAAAGAAATCGAGCGGTGTGGCATCCCCACAGCGCAAATCTGTACCATAACCTCCATAGCCTCGGCCATTGGCGTGTCGCGCATTGTCCCAGGGGTCGGCATTCCGCACCCTGTGGGCAATCCTTCACTGACGCCCGCTCCTGAAAAAAATCTGCGCAGACAGATTGTGCTCAAGGCGCTGGAGGCTGTCGCCAGAGAGCCAGCCTAG
- a CDS encoding glycine/sarcosine/betaine reductase component B subunit — protein MNLELCDFPVKEVRFGARTELSGAVLTIDREEMARRVNDDQFFSEVRINVVRPGESARIINVMDVMQPRIKEDAGLNPYPGVFSPMSLAGSGRTHVLEGVSVMQTGNRQGIQEGIIDMSGPGAQYSLFSALHNVVLNCVTEREVSNVEFDKATRKALVAAALYLGETTRGMQPEKIRHFCMDAPIETPLKKIVYIYYLQSQGPLRSTFVYGENVTALLPTLLHPNEVLDGAIVSANYIIACQKNPTYLHLNNPVVLELCANHGKTLEFAGVVIANEHSTLFEKKRTAEFAAKLARQLGAHGVIMTQEGGGHADSDLMFCTQACAAQGIASVMLINELAGPEGDQPSLVDTTPLAKHVISTGNNDQVVVLPPVSTLLGGASLLNVPDASQSFKTALGRMYTATNQLGAYRLQAAAF, from the coding sequence ATGAATCTTGAATTGTGCGACTTTCCAGTTAAAGAGGTTCGGTTCGGAGCACGGACGGAATTGTCGGGTGCCGTTCTTACAATCGACAGAGAGGAAATGGCCCGCCGGGTCAATGACGATCAGTTTTTTTCAGAAGTGCGGATAAACGTTGTCCGGCCCGGTGAATCCGCACGGATCATCAATGTCATGGATGTGATGCAGCCCCGCATCAAGGAGGACGCGGGCCTGAACCCTTATCCGGGCGTATTCTCGCCCATGAGTCTGGCAGGCAGTGGACGCACCCACGTGCTTGAGGGCGTCAGCGTCATGCAGACTGGCAATCGTCAGGGCATTCAGGAAGGCATCATTGATATGTCCGGCCCCGGCGCGCAGTATTCCCTTTTTAGCGCGCTCCATAATGTTGTCCTCAATTGCGTCACGGAGCGTGAGGTTTCAAATGTGGAGTTTGACAAGGCCACGCGCAAGGCTCTTGTGGCGGCGGCCCTGTACCTCGGTGAAACCACGCGGGGTATGCAGCCGGAAAAGATCCGCCATTTTTGCATGGACGCCCCCATTGAAACGCCGCTGAAGAAAATCGTTTACATCTATTATCTCCAATCGCAGGGCCCGTTACGCAGCACCTTTGTGTATGGTGAAAACGTTACCGCGCTGCTTCCCACCTTGCTGCATCCCAATGAAGTACTGGATGGCGCCATTGTTAGCGCCAACTACATTATCGCCTGCCAAAAAAATCCCACCTATTTGCACCTCAACAATCCTGTGGTGCTGGAACTGTGTGCCAACCACGGCAAAACCCTTGAGTTTGCCGGTGTGGTCATCGCCAACGAACACAGCACGCTTTTCGAGAAAAAGCGCACGGCGGAATTTGCCGCCAAACTGGCCCGGCAGTTGGGCGCCCACGGCGTAATCATGACGCAGGAAGGCGGCGGCCACGCCGATTCGGATCTCATGTTCTGCACCCAGGCGTGCGCGGCCCAGGGCATTGCATCGGTAATGCTCATCAATGAACTTGCCGGACCCGAAGGTGATCAGCCCTCGCTGGTGGATACGACGCCCCTGGCCAAACATGTGATCAGCACAGGCAACAATGATCAGGTTGTCGTCCTGCCGCCTGTGTCCACCCTTTTGGGGGGAGCTTCCCTGCTCAATGTTCCCGATGCGTCCCAGTCGTTCAAAACGGCGTTGGGCAGAATGTATACGGCCACCAACCAGCTCGGGGCTTACAGGTTGCAGGCCGCCGCGTTCTGA
- a CDS encoding glycine/sarcosine/betaine reductase complex selenoprotein A — protein sequence METTARKIIVIGAMDGVPSEAISAALTESGHTVVFAINQFFVUMMAGAMDLEDQWKLVTVVKQFGNENLHVLLGCPDAESSQIQGDTVSSGDPSLSGPLTDSQFYLQVHHVSEPEVRGFFSKEAFARHIEPFLSLVDAEAIRQRMHELRGQMVQSKPRPMHG from the coding sequence ATGGAAACTACAGCCCGGAAAATCATCGTGATCGGAGCCATGGACGGCGTACCGTCCGAAGCCATTTCCGCTGCCCTGACAGAAAGCGGGCACACCGTGGTTTTTGCCATCAACCAGTTCTTTGTCTGAATGATGGCAGGAGCCATGGATCTGGAAGATCAATGGAAATTGGTGACGGTGGTTAAGCAATTCGGCAATGAAAATCTTCATGTGCTCCTCGGCTGCCCCGACGCCGAAAGCAGCCAAATTCAGGGGGATACCGTCTCCAGCGGGGATCCTTCGTTGTCCGGTCCGCTGACCGACAGCCAGTTTTATCTGCAGGTGCACCACGTATCCGAGCCGGAAGTCAGGGGGTTTTTCTCAAAAGAGGCTTTTGCCCGGCATATCGAACCTTTTCTCTCCCTTGTGGATGCAGAGGCAATCCGACAGCGTATGCATGAATTGAGGGGGCAGATGGTGCAGTCCAAGCCCAGGCCTATGCATGGCTGA